The Juglans regia cultivar Chandler chromosome 10, Walnut 2.0, whole genome shotgun sequence genome includes the window AAACCACGTACATCCATatgtctctttttatttatttttatttgtttatttattatttattatatggatGAACATAAAGAGTATCACATCGAAATCTGAATCACCATCGTGGGTCGACCAGAATAATTCTTTCCTCTATTCCAATTTATTATGCGAATTTAGGCATTAACAATCTCCTTTCTTTGGTTCTTTGATTTTGGTCTTCAATTTAcgttttgaaattttgttttcttccccAAGGGGGCAACTAGTTATGACTTGTGCATATCCCATATTTGCTTTGGTTGATTCTTGAAGGTTGTCGGTGGCAGCCACCGTGTGTACGAGTGCTCAGtttatatctatttatatatatatatatatatttatatatctgcctattacttaaaagcgTCTATACgtgtactgttcatcaacagtaataaatagtaaataggatttttttttcttctttttcgcatgttttttttttccgcatatcctattactattcatcaacatttatgaacagtaaaaacattttttattttttttctcgcatatttgtttagtttttctgttttttgtttgtccgtgtgaatgccaatgtacGACGTAATACCATAATTGTGCGTGGGGAataagagagaggaagaaaggaaaaatggagaaaatattagtttttggattttaaatttcaacccttcatctttaattttcagatttaatctaacggtagaagtttaaatattgatgtaaactaacataaaatagataattaaaatataaatattctatcatatacttaaaattaactttaatttatatatatatctgcctatatcttaaaagaggctatcctattactattcatcaacagtaatgaacagtaaagaggctGTGCggtttttttttcgcatatccctATATTGTTCAtgactgttcatcaacagtaatgaacagtaaatatgtttctttttttcatgtttgtttgatttttctgtttctttttagGTTCGTCTGTGTGAttgccaatgtgcgacgtaataccacaatagtgcgtggggaatgagagagagggaggaaaatattggtttatatgttttaaattacaactcttaatctttaatcttcatatttaatctaacgatagaagtttaaatattgatttaaactaacataaaatagataattaaaatatagatattctattatacactaaaaattaacttcaatttataaaatactaatttttatcattaaataaaagataaagttttactgaatatttttaagagaataatattatattatatactaaaaatcaactttaatttataaaatattaatttttcatcattaaataaatgataaaattttactatacatttttaagaaaaaaaactatctaattaatttgaatttttaatataatttaaattttataataaattatgaatataaataaataataattttatttttatacattagattattttaatatttgaagttacattttatttttttcttcgatttaacagatgtggcaaacggctagtatgtatatatatatatcatcgtAAACGCGGACATATGCATCCCTAAATTTGGTGAGAGCTATTGACTGTGTTGGCATCTTGTCCTCTGTTTACGAGTGTTTTGATATTGGacaatgagttgagataaaagaagattaaataaaatttaaaaattaaataaaatattattattattattttaaaattttaaaaaaataaagtatttaatatattttatataaaaatttaataaaattataataatcagataaaattagatattttttattcaaatctcCCCTCagtagtaaaaatatttcaaatctcCCCTCAGTAGTAGTTCCATTTTCtgcaagaagaaagagagaaaatctaACTTAATCATGCAGAAACTGATCAAAATCCGTCCCCGCCCCCCAGAGGAATAATTAGAAGATGAGCAGTCAAAAAGCTATTCAAAGAAAGTGAGATATGTGCAGAATAAAGTTAACTGTGCGTTTGCATGTACGTACTTGGAATTTGAAGAATATCctccccttttctttttcttttttcttttcaatcagTTTCCACTCGGGATCCCCACGACCGACAAGAGTAGTCTTTGACTCTTCCATAACAAAGTtatcttataataattatttgcatGCGTGGCTACAAAATTCCAATAAGTTGATCTTGCTATGATCGCATTTAGCTGATGAGATTTAATTATCACTATTCAGCAAAGTTGCTGTCAAAAGCCACTGATATATATACTTTGGGAAGAGGCGGTGGCGCCGCCGAGGGAAAGAGACCGTTTCTCCTCCACGAGAAACATGAAAGGAATATTCGAGAGGAAAAGCAGTCAGTctatcatgaatttcttgtgtTCTCTCTGATTAATGTATATATTGCTCAACATCATTTCAGGGGAGAATTCTTACTCTAAACCCTTGCTTGAAAAAGGTAATTGGTTACCTCTTTTGCGTTCAGATGCATTGAGGGATAAGATCATTAGAACAAAATGAACTCAGGTTAATTAGTCTTGAGATGTGGATGTAATGGCCGGAAAGGTACAAAATATGCATGAAATATATTGCAAATATGAATTGCAACAGTACATGAAGGTTCCATAACTAAAGGATTGTGACCTTTTGCCTCAAATGAGAATCCTCTGGACGGCATATGGTCAGTGAAGAATCAGCTGAGGTCGACTGCGCGCCCACTTACGAGATGAATAGATTGGGAAACTTCTTTGGCCTAATcttcttaaatttctatataaagaCCCCTCTAGGCATGCAGTAACATTCACACCACAAATTACCGATACCACTATTTGACTCATCTTATGAGAACCAGAAGAATGGCTGCCATTTCCCTTGATCCAAGGGTTAACCTCCAAGCTGGCAGGAATCCTCAACAACATGAAGGAGTTGTTGATGAGATTGAAGGTCTCATTCGAGTATACAGAGATGGACACGTCGAAAGGCCTCCGATTGTTCCTATTGTCCCTTGCACCATGGGACTAGAGCGTGGCGTGACAGCAAACGATGTTGTAGTCGACAGGTACACGAGTTTGTGGGCACGCGTGTATGTCCCGAGTTGTTCCGGAAAGCTTCCATTGCTTGTTTACTTTCATGGAGGTGGGTTTTGTGTCGGCTCCGCTTCTTGGAGCTGTTACAATGAGTTTCTGTCCAGCCTTGCTTCTAAAGCAAATTGCGTGATCATCTCTGTAAATTATCGTCTGGCCCCTGAAAATCGTCTTCCTGCTGCATATGAGGACGGTCTCACCACTCTTACGTGGGTGAAACAGCAAGCTATAAACGGTTCTAGCGAGCACAAATGGTGGTTGAAGCTTTGCAATCTTTCTAGCATCTACCTAGCTGGTGACAGTGCAGGGGCCAACATAGCTTACAATGTGGCCACACGGCTCGGTTCAAGTGGTTCATCCGAATCCACCATTTTAAGGCCGCTGTCTCTCAAAGGCACCATCTTGGTCCAACCTTTCTTTGGAGGAGAGGCACTCACTTGGTCTGAAAAGTATAGCAATCAACCACCTAATTCAGCGCTGACCCTGCCGGCGTCAGATGCATATTGGCGTTTATCCCTACCTCTAGGAGCAAACCGCGACCATCCATGGTGTAACCCTCTAGCAAATGGCGCCGCAGCCAGGTTGAGGGATTTAAGACTTCCAATCATAATGGTATGCGTATCAGAAATGGATATACTGAAGGATAGGAACTTGGAATTTTGCTCTGCTTTGATTAGCGCAGGGAAAAGGGTGGAAACAGTGATGCACAATGGCGTAGGACATGCATTTCAACTTCTGCATAACTCTCAGTTGTCTCAACCTCGAACCCGCGACATGATGTCTCGTATCAAGGCTTTCATCAAGGAGTGACTACCGAAATTAAtgtctttcttcctttttattcttttactgCTTGTTTTGTGTCGATGTTGAAAATGTTGCCGGCTAAATTACGTCTGTTTGTTAAACAGCAAAGGTACCTGTGCTCTTGTTTTGTAGTTGTATGAATTAAAAGTTGCCTAACTAGtatctcatcttcttcaagAAAGTTGTTTACTCGTAAAATATAGAGACTTGTACGTGGAGGAACGAGGAAGATATTCTAATGGGGGCTGCTAATTATCACTGCTAATCGACCTCATGTAACTATTCTTCTAAAGGCACGTCGACATGAAAAACTACTTAAAATTGACATCtccaaaaatgaataataatatatgattttgtttagaGAAAAGCTGGGGAGTGGTTGGGCTATTAATATTAGAAGAGCAGCCCTCCAAAAATATGGTGACATGTAGAAAATTAATAGTATTTACTCTGCACTAGCATATACCTAATCAACAACCCAAACCAAACACAAACGAAATTCTCACTCCTTCGTCTTCTAAGAGATCCCAACCCTAACGGAATCCCACCCCACACTCATCCCTGACGGCGCTCGACCCATATGGTGGCAAGGACGATGCTCGACCCAGACGGTGACGGATCTCGATCTAGACGGTGACGATGTCAATTCGGCAGTTCATGATGATTCGAGATACTTGAATTTTGGTGTGGACGGAGCTCGATTCGGCAGTTCATGACTGATATCGATTTATGTTTGGGGGATTTTTCTGTTAGCTTTTCATGAAAacagagttaaaaaaaatataaattcttatataaaatggAAGGTTTTACAACTAATATGCTTTTATGTTTGGAACGCTTTCATGTTTATTTTGAATGTATTGGGCAAATTATAGTTTTGCTTAAGTAAGTTGAAACTGTGGGCGTATTTTGCAACTACATTTAAGAGGAATGCATCGGTATTATTCTCTAAAAATCATAGTTAACTGGTTTTGAAAGTCCATCCTTTTTTACTGACCGAATAAACATGGGATTGTATTATTTATGAAGGTCTCTTGGcctgtttttgttttaagtatatATTAGATTTCTTCATTGTAACGTTGTTTGGGAAATTAGTTTAATTTTCAATTGTTCTGGAATCACGTATCTGGGTGATACACTTTGCCTCTTCTATGAAACCAAGAATTCCATCACTTTGCAAGGAGACATTGCAAAACCAAGCTAGGCAACGGAGTCGGCGTCTGACTAAGATGGTGGCGGTGGAGTTGAGCTTGGTCTTCGGCGGCGGGCTTGGTGGTGGTGCAAAGAGCCAGAAACGATGTCAACAACGTAAAAGAGTTTGGCTTGTTTGAAATAAGGAAGAGAAAACACGGGAATGAGGAAGCACTTGCATGCGGTGATTATGTGTGGTAAGGTTGCATttccgtatttttttttttacctacaTGTCACCATTTCGTTGGAGGACAGCTCTTCTAATTTAAACAATCCAACCGCTCCCTAGCGCTTCTCTTTTgtttataaatgattaaatatacTTATTACTGTCAACTTAAACTTCTATAATAAATTGTCATTTCTTATAGTATTAGAGCAAACATTTTAAGTTCGAATAATAACTCTAGACTCTTCCTATCAACTTAAGCAATTTTATATGCGTGTGTATATACACAAGAGCTTCACGAGAGACTTGCACAATACTCAGAACAGGCAATTCACAGAGGACATGATTGCATGATTAAGGCTTCAACATGACTTATTCTATCAATGGAAGTTGACACCGCACAAAATCTGCTAAGCATCTCATCATGATTCTGTTCAAGAAACTAATGCACATAAAATAGAGACTCACACGGCACGCACACGTGAAGTATGCCGCCGTAGATTCGATACACATATGGGATATCATTCAGCCCTTATTGTGCATGCATGGACCAGTAAAAG containing:
- the LOC108987041 gene encoding probable carboxylesterase 17, with product MRTRRMAAISLDPRVNLQAGRNPQQHEGVVDEIEGLIRVYRDGHVERPPIVPIVPCTMGLERGVTANDVVVDRYTSLWARVYVPSCSGKLPLLVYFHGGGFCVGSASWSCYNEFLSSLASKANCVIISVNYRLAPENRLPAAYEDGLTTLTWVKQQAINGSSEHKWWLKLCNLSSIYLAGDSAGANIAYNVATRLGSSGSSESTILRPLSLKGTILVQPFFGGEALTWSEKYSNQPPNSALTLPASDAYWRLSLPLGANRDHPWCNPLANGAAARLRDLRLPIIMVCVSEMDILKDRNLEFCSALISAGKRVETVMHNGVGHAFQLLHNSQLSQPRTRDMMSRIKAFIKE